One Azospirillum brasilense DNA window includes the following coding sequences:
- a CDS encoding DedA family protein, with protein sequence MNDAARNVLIDGMERWGAFIEANASWAEVIFFLCAFAESLAFVGFVVPGVVLIATGGALVASGALGFWQVYVALALGAVLGDAVSYWLGRVFGDRVPVVWPFRQRPELLERGSRFFLRHGGKSVFLARFLGPLRPVVPITAGMMAMPHHSFQTANLLSAVIWVPLMMAPGIAIAKGVGIDELLSGATATPAVTRNGGDAPCVPAPPISGEPSRC encoded by the coding sequence ATGAACGACGCAGCAAGGAATGTGCTGATCGACGGCATGGAGCGTTGGGGAGCCTTCATCGAAGCGAACGCATCCTGGGCGGAGGTGATCTTCTTCCTGTGCGCCTTCGCGGAGTCCCTGGCCTTCGTCGGGTTCGTGGTGCCGGGCGTGGTGCTGATCGCCACGGGGGGCGCGCTGGTCGCCTCCGGCGCTCTCGGCTTCTGGCAGGTCTATGTCGCCCTCGCGCTGGGCGCGGTGCTGGGCGACGCCGTGTCCTACTGGCTCGGCCGGGTGTTCGGTGACCGTGTCCCGGTTGTCTGGCCATTCCGTCAGCGGCCGGAGCTTCTGGAGCGGGGCAGCCGCTTCTTCCTGCGCCACGGCGGCAAGAGCGTGTTCCTTGCCCGTTTCCTCGGGCCGCTGCGGCCGGTGGTGCCGATCACCGCCGGGATGATGGCGATGCCTCACCACAGCTTCCAGACCGCCAACCTGCTGTCCGCGGTGATCTGGGTGCCTTTGATGATGGCGCCCGGCATCGCCATCGCGAAGGGGGTCGGCATCGACGAACTCCTGTCCGGCGCCACGGCGACGCCGGCCGTCACCCGGAACGGAGGCGACGCGCCCTGC
- a CDS encoding glutamine amidotransferase, which yields MHKTALAIRHVHFEDLGIFGAVLSDAGYAVRYHDLDAAPFATLDPLEPDLLIVLGGPVGVYESDAYPYLAEESSLLAARLAAGRPTLGICLGAQQIAKALGAAVRPMGHKEIGFGPLTLTDAGRAGPLRHLEGVPVLHWHGDAFQVPDGAESLASTPLCATQGFSVGRHTLALQFHPEVDVAAGIERWLTGHAAELAGAGIDPRVLRGQAARIGPELREAGQKMLAEWLQAAP from the coding sequence ATGCACAAAACGGCACTGGCAATCCGGCACGTCCATTTTGAAGACCTTGGCATCTTCGGCGCGGTTCTGTCGGATGCCGGCTATGCGGTCCGCTATCATGATCTCGACGCGGCGCCTTTCGCGACGCTTGATCCGCTGGAGCCGGACTTGCTGATCGTCCTCGGCGGTCCCGTCGGGGTCTATGAAAGCGACGCCTATCCGTATCTCGCCGAGGAATCCTCGCTCCTGGCCGCAAGGCTGGCCGCGGGGCGCCCGACGCTCGGCATCTGCCTCGGGGCGCAGCAGATCGCCAAGGCGCTCGGTGCGGCGGTGCGCCCCATGGGCCACAAGGAAATCGGATTCGGCCCGCTCACTCTGACCGATGCCGGACGGGCCGGGCCGCTTCGACATCTGGAGGGCGTTCCGGTGCTTCACTGGCACGGGGACGCCTTCCAGGTCCCCGACGGGGCGGAGAGCCTAGCGTCGACGCCGCTCTGCGCAACCCAGGGGTTTTCGGTTGGCCGCCACACGCTGGCCCTGCAATTCCATCCGGAGGTCGATGTAGCCGCCGGCATCGAGCGATGGCTGACGGGCCATGCCGCCGAATTGGCGGGGGCCGGCATTGACCCGCGCGTGCTGCGCGGTCAAGCGGCGCGGATCGGTCCGGAATTGCGCGAGGCCGGGCAGAAGATGCTGGCCGAGTGGCTCCAGGCCGCGCCCTGA
- a CDS encoding benzoate/H(+) symporter BenE family transporter produces MPPNSAPIRLNDLAHPVVAGLISVIVNYGGTFILVFQAAKVAGLSPDLTASWVWSVSIGVGLTGLFLSWRHREPIITAWSTPAAAFLVTALATTPYAEAVGAYMISAAAFVALGLSGCFEKVIRLIPPGIASGLLAGILLPFGIGAFGGASVDPLLVGLLIVAYVALKRFSARYAVVGILVLGLAFLLTQGRVDLSGLSLEFAAPVFTAPEFSLNALLSVALPLFLITLSGQYMPGMLVLRNDGFTTSANPIVTVTGLGSLLMAPFGSHAFNIAAITAAIATGKEAHEDPSKRWIAGIAAGVFYVLVGVFGVTLAAVFMAFPATFITALAGLALLGTIGGSLAGAMADPASREAALITFLASAANIKLLGIGGAFWGLLIGLVAHLVLNGRLRLPRRSLAVRKGAVTEGAAP; encoded by the coding sequence ATGCCACCCAATTCCGCTCCCATCCGCCTCAACGACCTCGCCCACCCCGTCGTGGCGGGCCTGATTTCCGTCATCGTCAATTACGGCGGCACCTTCATCCTGGTCTTCCAGGCGGCGAAGGTCGCGGGGCTTAGCCCCGATCTCACCGCCTCCTGGGTCTGGTCGGTCTCCATCGGCGTCGGGTTGACCGGGCTGTTCCTGAGCTGGCGCCATCGCGAGCCGATCATCACCGCCTGGTCCACCCCGGCCGCGGCGTTCCTCGTCACCGCGCTGGCGACGACGCCCTACGCCGAGGCGGTCGGCGCCTACATGATCTCGGCGGCGGCCTTCGTCGCGCTCGGCCTGTCGGGCTGCTTCGAGAAGGTCATCCGGCTGATCCCGCCCGGCATCGCCTCCGGCCTTCTCGCCGGCATCCTGCTCCCCTTCGGCATCGGGGCGTTCGGCGGGGCCAGCGTCGATCCGCTGCTGGTCGGCCTGCTGATCGTCGCCTATGTCGCGCTGAAGCGGTTCTCCGCCCGCTACGCCGTGGTCGGAATCCTCGTCCTCGGGCTGGCCTTCCTGCTGACGCAGGGCCGCGTCGATCTGTCGGGGCTGTCGCTGGAGTTCGCCGCCCCGGTCTTCACCGCGCCGGAATTCTCGCTGAACGCGCTGCTGTCCGTGGCACTGCCTCTGTTCCTGATCACGCTGTCCGGCCAGTACATGCCGGGGATGCTGGTCCTGCGGAACGACGGCTTCACGACGAGCGCCAACCCCATCGTGACGGTGACCGGCCTCGGCTCGCTGCTCATGGCCCCGTTCGGCTCCCACGCCTTCAACATCGCCGCCATCACCGCCGCCATCGCCACCGGCAAGGAGGCGCACGAGGACCCGTCCAAGCGCTGGATCGCCGGGATCGCCGCGGGCGTCTTCTACGTGCTCGTTGGGGTGTTCGGGGTGACGCTGGCCGCCGTCTTCATGGCGTTTCCCGCGACCTTCATCACAGCGCTCGCCGGTCTGGCGTTGCTCGGCACCATCGGCGGCAGCTTGGCCGGGGCGATGGCCGATCCGGCGTCCCGCGAGGCGGCGCTGATCACCTTCCTGGCGTCCGCCGCGAACATCAAGCTGCTCGGCATCGGCGGGGCGTTCTGGGGCCTGCTGATCGGCCTCGTCGCCCATCTCGTCCTCAACGGGCGCCTGCGCCTGCCGCGCCGCAGCCTGGCGGTAAGAAAGGGGGCGGTGACCGAGGGGGCGGCCCCGTAA
- a CDS encoding PLP-dependent aminotransferase family protein: MFRHSQLESVKAWIANPAHAAMPLHARIQRAVRQLIVDGALGPGKPLPASRALAASLGVSRDTIEAAYAQLHAEGFIDRRVGSGSFVAEISEFTPGRRRPRRDTLPSDPAPALSRRGAAVFEGGGVREMPAPRPFAHGVPETRSFPLALWERLERQVRKEVGTQSLFHGDPQGTEPLRRAIADYVNLERGARATADRVLVLTSSQQAMALCATMLFDLGDGIFLEDPAYYGARKAFEAAGLDCVPVRVDRQGIVVDCILAEPQRARAVFLTPSHQFPTGATLALDRRLALIEWAARHQAWIIEDDYDSEFRYAGKPTACVQGLDPHGRTIYIGTFTKSLFPGLRIGYAVLPPQLVKPMTVARTLLDGHTAPMAQLTLARFMEGGHFGAHVRAMRGVYAERLDALAGLVAKHLSDFVEPQVPIGGLQMPCLLTGGLAERTAVDAARRAGIELLGLSALHAAGDGKAGFLMGFAAYTPFEIETAVRKLEKALRTATTP; this comes from the coding sequence TTGTTCCGGCATTCCCAGCTCGAGTCCGTGAAGGCGTGGATCGCCAACCCCGCCCATGCGGCCATGCCGCTTCACGCGCGGATTCAGCGGGCCGTCCGACAGCTCATCGTCGACGGCGCGCTTGGGCCGGGCAAGCCGCTGCCCGCCTCGCGCGCGCTCGCCGCCTCGCTGGGGGTGTCGCGCGACACGATCGAGGCGGCCTACGCCCAGCTTCACGCCGAAGGCTTCATCGACCGGCGCGTCGGCAGCGGCAGCTTCGTCGCGGAGATCAGCGAGTTCACCCCCGGCCGCCGCCGGCCCCGGCGCGACACGCTCCCGAGCGATCCGGCACCGGCCCTCAGCCGGCGCGGGGCCGCCGTGTTCGAGGGGGGCGGCGTGCGCGAGATGCCGGCGCCGCGGCCCTTCGCCCATGGCGTTCCGGAAACCCGGAGCTTTCCGCTCGCGCTCTGGGAGCGTCTGGAACGGCAGGTGCGCAAGGAGGTCGGCACGCAAAGCCTGTTTCACGGTGATCCGCAGGGGACCGAGCCGCTTCGCCGCGCCATCGCCGATTATGTCAACCTCGAACGCGGCGCGCGTGCCACCGCCGACCGCGTCCTGGTGCTGACCAGTTCGCAACAGGCGATGGCGCTCTGCGCGACCATGCTGTTCGACCTCGGCGACGGGATCTTTCTGGAGGACCCGGCCTATTACGGCGCACGCAAGGCGTTCGAGGCGGCGGGGTTGGACTGCGTTCCGGTCCGCGTCGATCGGCAGGGCATCGTCGTCGATTGCATCCTGGCCGAGCCGCAGCGGGCGAGGGCGGTGTTCCTGACGCCGTCCCACCAGTTCCCGACCGGCGCGACGCTGGCGCTGGATCGCCGGTTGGCCCTGATTGAGTGGGCGGCCCGGCATCAGGCCTGGATCATCGAGGATGACTACGACAGCGAGTTCCGCTACGCGGGCAAGCCGACGGCCTGCGTGCAGGGGCTCGATCCGCATGGCCGCACCATCTACATCGGCACCTTCACCAAATCGCTCTTTCCCGGGCTGCGGATCGGCTACGCCGTGCTGCCGCCCCAACTCGTGAAGCCGATGACCGTCGCGCGCACCCTGCTGGATGGCCATACGGCGCCGATGGCCCAGCTTACGCTGGCCCGCTTCATGGAGGGTGGGCATTTCGGGGCGCATGTCCGCGCCATGCGCGGCGTCTATGCCGAGCGCCTCGATGCGCTGGCGGGTCTCGTCGCCAAGCACCTGTCGGACTTCGTCGAACCGCAGGTTCCCATCGGCGGTCTGCAGATGCCCTGCCTGCTGACCGGCGGCCTTGCCGAGCGCACCGCCGTCGATGCGGCGCGGCGGGCCGGGATCGAACTGCTCGGCCTGTCGGCGCTGCACGCCGCCGGCGACGGCAAGGCGGGTTTCCTGATGGGCTTCGCGGCCTACACGCCGTTCGAAATCGAGACCGCGGTCAGAAAGCTGGAGAAGGCGCTTCGCACGGCGACGACGCCGTAA